In a genomic window of Nocardiopsis mwathae:
- a CDS encoding acyl carrier protein: MAHTEQDILAGIGEIVDEIAGVPAGDVTPDKSFVDDLDIDSLSMVEIAVAAQDKFGVEIPDDQLKDLKTVQDVITFIQK, translated from the coding sequence ATGGCTCACACCGAGCAGGACATCCTGGCCGGCATCGGCGAGATCGTCGACGAGATCGCGGGTGTGCCCGCGGGGGACGTCACCCCGGACAAGAGCTTCGTCGACGACCTCGACATCGACTCCCTGTCCATGGTCGAGATCGCCGTGGCCGCGCAGGACAAGTTCGGCGTCGAGATCCCCGACGACCAGCTCAAGGACCTCAAGACGGTCCAGGACGTCATCACCTTCATCCAGAAGTAG
- a CDS encoding SGNH/GDSL hydrolase family protein, with protein MAIGDSITEGLDDPGPDGEYRGFADRLAAHLAGGVSDFRYANLAVRGRRVRHIFGEQLDHTLACLPDLVTVHAGGNDVLRPNTDLDVLAADFERGIRRLQEAGIRPVILSGHDTGWIPVLRAYRGRIAVFSMHLRRIAERTGADIVDLWAMESLNDPRAWSVDRLHLNSTGHRIVAARIADLLGAPMGPQEMWERPWDTPPPQLPRILRRRETLRWTREHLVPWLSRRALGRSSGDGRMPKRPELTELNGDLGADRWHLS; from the coding sequence ATCGCCATAGGGGACAGCATCACCGAAGGCCTCGATGATCCCGGGCCCGACGGCGAGTACCGCGGCTTCGCCGACCGCCTTGCCGCGCACCTCGCCGGCGGCGTGTCCGACTTCCGCTACGCGAATCTCGCGGTGCGCGGGCGCCGCGTGCGGCACATCTTCGGCGAACAGCTCGACCACACCCTGGCCTGCCTGCCGGACCTGGTGACGGTGCACGCCGGAGGCAACGACGTGCTGCGCCCCAACACCGACCTGGACGTGCTCGCCGCGGACTTCGAGCGCGGAATCCGGAGGCTGCAGGAGGCCGGGATCCGCCCCGTCATCCTCTCCGGCCACGACACCGGCTGGATCCCGGTACTGCGCGCCTACCGCGGCCGGATCGCGGTGTTCAGCATGCACCTGCGCCGTATCGCCGAGCGGACCGGCGCCGACATCGTCGACCTGTGGGCGATGGAGTCCCTCAACGACCCGCGCGCCTGGAGCGTGGACCGGCTGCACCTCAACTCCACCGGCCACCGGATCGTCGCCGCGCGCATCGCCGATCTCCTGGGTGCCCCCATGGGGCCGCAGGAGATGTGGGAGCGCCCCTGGGACACCCCGCCGCCGCAGCTGCCCCGGATCCTGCGCCGCCGCGAGACGCTGCGCTGGACCCGCGAGCACCTGGTCCCGTGGCTCAGCCGCCGCGCCCTGGGCCGCTCATCGGGCGACGGCCGCATGCCCAAGCGCCCCGAACTCACCGAACTCAACGGCGACCTGGGCGCCGACCGCTGGCACCTGTCCTAA
- a CDS encoding beta-ketoacyl-ACP synthase III, translated as MLQQSPMAPGARVLGLGEYQPSNVVTNDDLARRVDTSDEWIRSRVGISERRIAGAEETVESMACIAAGKALATSGLTPDDIDLVIVATCTQTDQIPNAAATVAARLGITAPGAFDINAACAGFCYALSVAADQVRAGSARNALVIGSEKLSEWVDWTDRSTCVIFADGAGAAVVGASDTVGIGPVVWGSSGERADKIYLRDHKYLYQEGQAVFRWTTTELYQVALDAMERAGVEPGELTAFVPHQANLRIVESIARKLGAPQAIIARDIVTAGNTSSASVPLALSRMIGRGELPSGGRVLTLGYGAGLTYAAQVLEIP; from the coding sequence ATGCTGCAGCAGTCCCCGATGGCCCCCGGAGCACGCGTACTGGGCCTGGGCGAGTACCAGCCGAGCAACGTCGTCACCAACGACGACCTCGCACGCCGGGTGGACACCTCCGATGAGTGGATCCGCAGCCGTGTCGGCATCAGCGAGCGCCGCATCGCCGGGGCCGAGGAGACCGTCGAGAGCATGGCGTGCATCGCCGCCGGCAAGGCGCTCGCCACCAGCGGGCTCACCCCCGACGACATCGACCTGGTGATCGTCGCGACCTGCACCCAGACCGACCAGATCCCCAACGCCGCCGCCACCGTCGCCGCGCGGCTGGGCATCACCGCCCCCGGCGCGTTCGACATCAACGCCGCCTGCGCCGGGTTCTGCTACGCGCTGAGCGTGGCCGCCGACCAGGTCCGGGCCGGGTCGGCACGAAACGCGCTGGTCATCGGCTCGGAGAAGCTGTCCGAGTGGGTCGACTGGACCGACCGCTCCACCTGCGTCATCTTCGCCGACGGCGCGGGCGCGGCCGTGGTCGGCGCCTCCGACACCGTCGGCATCGGCCCGGTGGTCTGGGGCAGCTCCGGCGAACGCGCGGACAAGATCTACCTGCGCGACCACAAGTACCTCTACCAGGAGGGCCAGGCGGTCTTCCGGTGGACCACCACCGAGCTCTACCAGGTGGCGCTCGACGCCATGGAGCGCGCCGGGGTGGAGCCGGGCGAACTCACCGCCTTCGTCCCGCACCAGGCGAACCTGCGCATCGTGGAGTCGATCGCCCGCAAGCTCGGGGCACCGCAGGCGATCATCGCTCGCGATATCGTCACTGCGGGCAACACCTCCTCCGCCTCCGTCCCGCTGGCGCTCTCGCGCATGATCGGGCGCGGCGAGCTGCCGTCCGGAGGACGGGTGCTGACCCTGGGATACGGCGCCGGCCTGACCTATGCGGCACAGGTGCTGGAGATTCCCTGA
- the sufU gene encoding Fe-S cluster assembly sulfur transfer protein SufU → MRLDAMYQEIILDHYRNPHNKGLRDPHNAEAHHINPTCGDEVTLRVALTPADGRSLDGRAVVSDVSYDSMGCSISQASASVLTDLLIGRTVDEGMRMLDAFTELMHSKGQGEPDEDVLEDAVAFAGVSKYPARIKCALLAWMAWKDATAQSLEKEKEGAS, encoded by the coding sequence ATGCGTTTGGACGCGATGTACCAGGAGATCATCCTGGACCACTACCGCAACCCGCACAACAAGGGCCTGCGCGACCCGCACAACGCCGAAGCGCACCACATCAACCCCACCTGCGGTGACGAGGTGACGCTGCGGGTGGCGCTCACCCCCGCCGACGGGCGGAGCCTCGACGGCCGGGCCGTCGTCAGCGACGTCTCCTACGACAGCATGGGGTGCTCCATCAGCCAGGCCAGCGCGTCGGTCCTGACCGACCTGCTGATCGGCAGGACGGTGGACGAGGGCATGCGGATGCTCGACGCGTTCACCGAGCTGATGCACTCCAAGGGCCAGGGCGAGCCCGATGAGGACGTCCTGGAGGACGCGGTGGCCTTCGCCGGAGTGTCGAAATATCCTGCCCGTATCAAGTGCGCCCTGCTCGCCTGGATGGCGTGGAAGGACGCGACCGCCCAGTCCCTGGAGAAGGAGAAGGAGGGCGCCTCATGA
- a CDS encoding helix-turn-helix domain-containing protein — protein sequence MTTEPTEHSEPVDQERPSGDDSRVRAETARRLERAMGALGTAAVARMESRLSWFRQMSAEDRSWVGLVAQSGVAAFVEWFKKSGKGRPAITVEVFGTAPRELTRSVTLQQTVDMLRVVIDVVENQVDELAAPGGEQQLREAVLRYTREVAFSSAKIYARAAEARGAWDARLEALIVDALLHGDREEGLQTWGAALGWSRTPVVAVAGGLGEQGEAGLLEDLRSVARRAGHDVLAGVQGQRVIVVIGVNDKYADDSDPMAAVEPLTGIFGPGPVVVGPAVADLRAAGESVAAAVNGLRAAVAWPDAPRPVLAEDLLPERALEGDGSARRQLVEEIYLPLRNAGSPLLDTLSVYLEYASSLESTARMLFVHPNTVRYRLSRIAELTGYTPSDGRGSFVLRIAVTLGRLAEGTGSGR from the coding sequence GTGACCACGGAACCCACGGAACACAGCGAACCGGTCGACCAGGAACGCCCCTCGGGCGACGACTCCCGGGTGCGGGCGGAGACCGCCCGGCGGCTGGAGCGCGCCATGGGCGCGCTCGGCACCGCCGCCGTCGCCCGGATGGAGAGCCGCCTGTCCTGGTTCCGGCAGATGTCGGCGGAGGACCGGTCCTGGGTGGGCCTGGTGGCCCAGTCGGGTGTGGCGGCGTTCGTCGAGTGGTTCAAGAAGTCCGGCAAGGGGCGTCCGGCGATCACCGTCGAGGTGTTCGGCACCGCGCCGCGCGAGCTCACCCGGTCGGTGACGCTGCAGCAGACGGTCGACATGCTGCGTGTGGTCATCGACGTGGTGGAGAACCAGGTCGACGAACTGGCCGCCCCCGGCGGCGAGCAGCAGCTGCGCGAGGCGGTGCTCCGCTACACCCGCGAGGTGGCGTTCAGCTCCGCCAAGATCTACGCCCGCGCGGCCGAGGCGCGCGGTGCCTGGGATGCCCGCCTGGAGGCGCTCATCGTCGACGCGCTGCTGCACGGCGACCGCGAGGAGGGACTGCAGACCTGGGGTGCCGCGCTGGGGTGGTCGCGCACGCCCGTCGTCGCCGTGGCCGGGGGGCTCGGCGAGCAGGGGGAGGCCGGACTGCTGGAGGACCTGCGCTCGGTCGCCCGCCGCGCCGGGCACGACGTCCTCGCCGGGGTCCAGGGGCAGCGCGTCATCGTGGTGATCGGCGTCAACGACAAGTACGCCGACGACTCCGACCCGATGGCGGCGGTGGAGCCGCTGACCGGCATCTTCGGGCCGGGGCCGGTGGTCGTCGGTCCTGCCGTCGCCGACCTGCGGGCCGCGGGGGAGTCCGTGGCCGCCGCCGTCAACGGGCTGCGCGCCGCCGTGGCCTGGCCCGACGCCCCGCGTCCGGTGCTCGCCGAGGACCTGCTGCCCGAACGGGCGCTGGAGGGGGACGGGTCCGCGCGCCGTCAGCTGGTGGAGGAGATCTACCTTCCGCTGCGCAACGCCGGCTCCCCGCTGCTGGACACGCTGTCGGTGTACCTGGAGTACGCCTCCTCGCTGGAGTCCACCGCGCGGATGCTGTTCGTGCACCCCAACACGGTGCGCTACCGGCTCAGCCGGATCGCGGAACTCACCGGCTACACCCCGTCCGACGGCCGGGGCTCGTTCGTGCTGCGGATCGCGGTGACGCTGGGGCGGCTCGCGGAGGGTACGGGCTCGGGGAGGTAG
- a CDS encoding acyl-CoA carboxylase subunit beta, with amino-acid sequence MTVTDSRVAGTPTATAAEDPRTPRLRLAAFFDEGSLRLLTAEDDSAALAALGRINGMPAVAFANDARIQGGAMGTAGCAAIEAAYEHAVRERMPVIGLWHSGGARLAEGVESLHAVGRVFAAMTRASGVVPQISVVLGAAAGGAAYGPALTDIVVMSERGKVFVTGPDVVRSVTGEEITAEELGGADAHGRRSGVVHLTAPDDTAAMVRGRELALLLGHQGQLRLDDVADADLSDVLPESPRRAYDVKPLVNRVLDAPIGEGAIELQAKWAPNIVTALGRLGGRTVGVIANNPLRLGGCLDSKSAEKAARFVRMCDSFGVPLVVLVDVPGYLPGVGQEWDGVVRRGAKLLHAFAEATVARVTLVTRKSYGGAYIAMNSRSLGATRVLAWPTAEIAVMGPVAAVRILHRKKLAAVPEEERPALEQALAAEQEKEAGGLERARDLGVVDEVIDPARTRSALAQAISTAPAARGAHGNIPL; translated from the coding sequence ATGACCGTGACCGACAGCAGAGTGGCGGGGACGCCGACGGCGACCGCCGCCGAGGACCCGCGCACACCGCGCCTGCGGCTGGCCGCGTTCTTCGACGAGGGGTCGCTGCGGCTGCTCACCGCCGAGGACGACAGCGCCGCGCTGGCCGCCCTCGGCCGGATCAACGGCATGCCCGCCGTCGCCTTCGCCAACGACGCCCGTATCCAGGGCGGCGCCATGGGCACCGCGGGGTGCGCGGCCATCGAGGCCGCCTACGAGCACGCGGTGCGCGAGCGGATGCCCGTCATCGGCCTGTGGCACTCGGGCGGTGCGCGGCTCGCCGAAGGGGTGGAGAGCCTGCACGCCGTCGGCCGCGTGTTCGCGGCGATGACCAGGGCCTCCGGCGTCGTCCCGCAGATCTCGGTCGTGCTCGGCGCGGCTGCCGGCGGTGCCGCCTACGGCCCGGCGCTGACCGACATCGTGGTCATGTCCGAGCGCGGCAAGGTGTTCGTGACCGGCCCCGACGTGGTGCGCAGCGTCACCGGCGAGGAGATCACCGCCGAGGAGCTGGGGGGCGCCGACGCCCACGGCCGCCGCAGTGGTGTGGTCCACCTGACCGCACCGGACGACACCGCGGCGATGGTCAGGGGCCGCGAGCTGGCCTTGCTGCTCGGCCACCAGGGCCAGCTGCGCCTCGACGACGTCGCCGACGCCGACCTCAGCGACGTCCTGCCGGAGTCGCCGCGGCGGGCCTACGACGTGAAGCCGCTGGTGAACCGTGTACTGGACGCACCGATCGGCGAGGGCGCGATCGAGCTGCAGGCCAAATGGGCGCCGAACATCGTCACGGCGCTGGGCCGGCTCGGCGGGCGCACGGTGGGCGTGATCGCCAACAACCCGCTACGGCTGGGCGGGTGCCTGGACTCCAAGTCGGCGGAGAAGGCGGCGCGCTTCGTGCGGATGTGCGACTCGTTCGGCGTGCCGCTGGTGGTGCTGGTCGACGTGCCCGGGTACCTGCCCGGCGTCGGCCAGGAGTGGGACGGCGTGGTGCGCCGCGGCGCCAAACTGCTGCACGCGTTCGCCGAGGCCACCGTGGCGCGGGTGACCCTGGTGACGCGCAAGTCCTACGGCGGCGCCTACATCGCGATGAACTCCCGGTCCCTGGGCGCCACCCGGGTGCTGGCGTGGCCGACCGCGGAGATCGCGGTGATGGGCCCGGTCGCGGCGGTGCGCATCCTGCACCGCAAGAAGCTCGCCGCCGTCCCGGAGGAGGAGCGCCCCGCGCTGGAGCAGGCTCTCGCCGCCGAGCAGGAGAAGGAGGCCGGCGGCCTGGAGCGCGCCCGCGACCTCGGGGTCGTCGACGAGGTCATCGATCCGGCCCGCACCCGAAGCGCCCTGGCCCAGGCCATCTCCACCGCCCCCGCTGCCCGGGGCGCCCATGGCAACATCCCCCTGTAA
- a CDS encoding metal-sulfur cluster assembly factor, whose product MTEKESAEAVAAPEQKPAAGDEALAEEIAETLKDVIDPELGVNVVDLGLLYGVNVDKDAITLDMTLTSAACPLTDVIEDQATSALDEFERDVKINWVWMPPWGPDKITEDGRDQLRMLGFNV is encoded by the coding sequence ATGACGGAGAAGGAGTCCGCCGAGGCCGTGGCGGCCCCGGAGCAGAAGCCGGCCGCCGGTGACGAGGCGCTGGCCGAGGAGATCGCCGAGACGCTGAAGGACGTCATCGACCCCGAGCTGGGCGTGAACGTCGTCGACCTCGGGCTGCTCTACGGTGTCAACGTCGACAAGGACGCCATCACCCTCGACATGACGCTCACCAGCGCGGCCTGCCCGCTGACCGATGTCATCGAGGACCAGGCCACCAGCGCGCTCGACGAGTTCGAGCGCGACGTCAAGATCAACTGGGTCTGGATGCCGCCGTGGGGTCCGGACAAGATCACCGAGGACGGCCGCGACCAGCTGCGCATGCTGGGCTTCAACGTCTGA
- a CDS encoding ACP S-malonyltransferase: protein MSERFEQWSDVAGIDLARYGTTADTDEIRDTAVAQPLLVGAGLAAAFALFDDLDKAPEAVDAVAGHSVGEFTAAGIAGVLRPEDALALVAERGRSMAAASAGIATGMTAVLGGDRDEVLAAIEAAGLTPANDNGAGQIVAAGTAEQLDAFAAEPPAKARLRSLSVAGAFHTAHMAPAVQKVQGLADGMRPADARVRLLSNRDGAVVGDGREYLDRLVSQISSPVRWDACTQTLLDLGVTALIELPPAGTLTGLAKRSMRGVERLAVKTPDDLEAARRLIEEHAGRPAADPEGR, encoded by the coding sequence ATGTCCGAGCGTTTCGAGCAGTGGTCCGACGTCGCCGGGATCGACCTGGCGCGCTACGGCACCACCGCGGACACCGACGAGATCCGCGATACCGCCGTCGCCCAGCCGCTTCTGGTCGGCGCGGGACTGGCCGCGGCCTTCGCCCTGTTCGACGACCTGGACAAGGCTCCCGAGGCCGTCGACGCCGTCGCCGGGCACAGCGTCGGCGAGTTCACCGCCGCCGGTATCGCCGGCGTGCTGCGCCCCGAGGACGCCCTCGCGCTGGTCGCCGAGCGCGGGCGGAGCATGGCCGCGGCCTCGGCCGGCATCGCCACGGGGATGACCGCCGTCCTCGGCGGCGACCGCGACGAGGTCCTGGCCGCCATCGAGGCCGCCGGGCTCACCCCCGCCAACGACAACGGCGCCGGGCAGATCGTCGCCGCCGGCACCGCCGAGCAGCTCGACGCCTTCGCGGCGGAACCGCCCGCCAAGGCGCGGCTGCGCTCGCTGTCGGTGGCCGGGGCCTTCCACACCGCGCACATGGCCCCCGCCGTTCAGAAGGTGCAAGGGCTCGCCGACGGGATGAGACCCGCCGACGCCCGCGTCCGCCTGCTGTCCAACCGCGACGGGGCGGTGGTCGGCGACGGCCGGGAGTACCTGGACCGACTCGTCTCCCAGATCAGCTCCCCCGTCCGCTGGGACGCCTGCACGCAGACCCTGCTCGACCTGGGCGTCACCGCGCTCATCGAGCTCCCCCCTGCGGGCACGCTGACCGGCCTGGCCAAGCGGTCGATGCGCGGCGTCGAACGCCTGGCCGTGAAGACCCCTGACGACCTCGAAGCCGCGCGCCGGCTGATCGAGGAGCACGCCGGACGCCCGGCGGCCGACCCGGAAGGTCGCTGA
- the fabF gene encoding beta-ketoacyl-ACP synthase II, producing the protein MSTTDVVVTGLGATTPLGGDVTTTWSALLEGRSGITELPEDWKDRLPVHFAGRIAVEPAEKLPRQRLRKLDRTQQFALIAAQEAWEDAGAPAVDPVRLGVVVSSGIGGILTILEQYDTFRERGWKRVSPFTVPMLMPNSPSAAVALEFSARAGAHAPVSACASSSEAIADAIRMIRDGRADVVIAGGTEAAIHPLNIASFASMRALSTRNDDPQHASRPWDVDRDGFVMGEGAGIIVLESAEHAAARGARVYSVAAGVGYTDDAHDIVQPDPEGVGQARAITQALADADLKPSDIAHINAHATSTPTGDVGETVAIRAALGDAADQVAVTSTKSMTGHLLGGAGAVEAIATILALHEGVIPATTNIEELDPGVQVDIVRDKPRDLPAGPVAALNESFGFGGHNICTIFRRP; encoded by the coding sequence ATGAGTACCACCGATGTCGTCGTCACTGGCCTGGGCGCCACCACCCCGCTGGGGGGTGACGTCACCACGACCTGGTCGGCCCTCCTCGAAGGTCGGTCGGGCATCACCGAGCTTCCCGAGGACTGGAAGGACCGGCTCCCGGTCCACTTCGCCGGCCGGATCGCCGTGGAACCCGCCGAGAAGCTGCCCCGGCAGCGGCTGCGCAAGCTCGACCGGACGCAGCAGTTCGCACTGATCGCCGCCCAGGAGGCGTGGGAGGACGCAGGCGCCCCCGCGGTGGACCCGGTCCGCCTGGGCGTCGTCGTCTCCAGCGGCATCGGCGGCATCCTGACCATCCTGGAGCAGTACGACACCTTCCGCGAGCGCGGCTGGAAGCGCGTCTCGCCGTTCACGGTGCCGATGCTCATGCCCAACAGCCCGTCCGCCGCCGTCGCCCTGGAGTTCAGCGCCCGGGCCGGCGCGCACGCACCGGTGAGTGCCTGCGCCTCCAGCTCCGAGGCCATCGCCGACGCCATCAGAATGATCCGCGACGGCCGTGCCGACGTCGTCATCGCCGGCGGCACCGAGGCGGCCATCCACCCGCTGAACATCGCGTCGTTCGCGTCCATGCGGGCCCTGTCGACCCGCAACGACGACCCGCAGCACGCCTCCCGCCCGTGGGACGTCGACCGCGACGGGTTCGTCATGGGCGAGGGTGCCGGGATCATCGTGCTGGAGTCGGCCGAGCACGCCGCCGCGCGCGGCGCGCGCGTCTACTCCGTGGCCGCGGGTGTCGGCTACACCGACGACGCCCACGACATCGTCCAGCCCGACCCGGAGGGCGTCGGGCAGGCCCGCGCCATCACCCAGGCGCTGGCCGACGCCGACCTCAAGCCGAGCGACATCGCGCACATCAACGCGCACGCGACCTCCACGCCCACGGGCGACGTCGGCGAGACCGTCGCGATCCGCGCGGCGCTCGGCGACGCCGCGGACCAGGTGGCGGTCACCTCCACCAAGTCCATGACGGGGCACCTGCTCGGCGGCGCGGGCGCGGTCGAGGCCATCGCCACCATCCTGGCCCTGCACGAGGGCGTGATCCCCGCGACCACCAACATCGAGGAACTCGACCCCGGCGTCCAGGTGGACATCGTCCGGGACAAGCCGCGCGACCTGCCCGCCGGACCGGTCGCCGCGCTCAACGAGTCCTTCGGCTTCGGCGGCCACAACATCTGCACCATCTTCCGCCGCCCCTGA